Proteins encoded in a region of the Mesoflavibacter profundi genome:
- a CDS encoding DUF3883 domain-containing protein: MKITELRDYQIEFEKIRADFNSGFKEINSLRKKFTSDYPTSRIRTLTLDEYVTGKGGQTFCNRIENDLNEWGNIHGSFATKFGVYYGKFGKNSKSKYRIGRKEYGTDENVALKKILSAIIELIENKDDLTILKKNPISPMFKGKILSVYYPNEFLNIFSAKHLNYFINNLGLDNDSKSELDKQALLLDFKNSDKVMKEWSIYEFSKFLYSSFGRPNDEIKEENISKELKKFNLKDFPPIESLKFDYVELQTDELPEPTEKKKNKETKVDYSNRSRKFKRIGDRGEQIVLRAERQFLKKNGRKDLAKLVDQISKRDDSVGYDIKSYELDGTEKLIEVKSTLRKIGNSNIFLSANELQVAENKENYYFYIIYEVGSKRPKIWKVKSSDFLNDSNIVKEPILYKLNMNTK; this comes from the coding sequence ATGAAAATAACTGAATTAAGAGATTACCAAATTGAATTTGAAAAAATTAGAGCTGACTTTAATTCAGGGTTTAAAGAAATTAACAGCTTACGGAAAAAATTTACTTCTGATTATCCAACCAGCCGAATTCGGACATTAACTCTTGATGAATACGTTACAGGAAAAGGCGGACAAACATTCTGCAACCGAATAGAAAATGACCTAAACGAATGGGGAAATATTCACGGAAGTTTCGCCACCAAATTCGGAGTATATTATGGTAAATTTGGGAAAAACTCAAAATCAAAATATCGAATTGGACGTAAAGAATACGGAACAGATGAAAATGTAGCACTTAAAAAAATTCTTTCAGCGATAATTGAACTGATTGAAAACAAAGACGATTTAACGATTTTAAAGAAAAATCCAATTTCGCCAATGTTCAAGGGGAAAATTTTGTCTGTTTATTATCCAAATGAATTTCTAAACATATTTTCTGCAAAACATCTAAATTACTTCATCAACAATCTTGGTTTAGATAATGACTCGAAATCGGAATTAGACAAACAAGCTTTGTTACTTGACTTCAAGAACAGTGACAAAGTAATGAAAGAATGGAGTATTTATGAATTTAGTAAATTCTTGTATTCATCATTTGGTAGACCCAATGACGAAATTAAGGAAGAAAATATTTCTAAAGAGCTCAAAAAGTTTAACCTAAAAGATTTCCCACCGATTGAGAGTTTGAAATTTGACTATGTTGAATTACAAACAGACGAACTTCCAGAACCAACAGAAAAAAAGAAGAATAAAGAAACAAAGGTTGACTATTCAAATCGTTCAAGAAAATTCAAACGAATTGGAGACAGAGGAGAACAAATTGTTTTAAGAGCAGAAAGACAATTCTTAAAGAAAAATGGAAGAAAAGATTTAGCAAAATTGGTTGACCAAATTTCAAAAAGAGATGATAGTGTTGGCTACGACATAAAATCTTATGAATTAGACGGTACTGAAAAGCTAATTGAAGTTAAATCAACTTTGAGAAAAATCGGAAATAGCAATATCTTTCTTTCAGCAAATGAATTACAAGTTGCAGAAAATAAAGAAAACTATTATTTCTATATTATTTATGAGGTTGGTAGTAAAAGACCAAAAATATGGAAAGTGAAAAGTTCGGATTTCTTAAACGACAGTAATATCGTGAAAGAACCGATTTTATATAAACTAAATATGAACACAAAATAA
- a CDS encoding toxin-antitoxin system YwqK family antitoxin produces MKKYFQITFKLLTIFLFCFYTDLAAQESENFDDLIEKTQDGKVKIYLDGVFRISYKDCSKYYLIAEFDDRLFQFKDSLKVFYNNDDLFLTGSYQNGKLNGKFNSFYRNGEKKMEFEYALGNRTGIWESFSKNGKSLKKVIYKNNNEFLLEQRTELGEIIVENGNGKFIDSLYMSISGSQKSKLTGNVKSGLPDGEWNFYAANTNYGKEYFENFTFKKGMSISPALGNELYYNHFNATFTGIIFLERLKIIGPSRCEQKTDIGVNDEFYEKIKKRFYKLKLNESIIDNWFLVEIETGNNKKIIDVSIISKADNESIDLIKELIFSLKKAVTFPYKYKPGFDYFPIVIKNSKIFTPYDKEIELLSYKY; encoded by the coding sequence GTGAAAAAATATTTTCAAATAACATTCAAACTTTTAACGATTTTTTTGTTTTGTTTTTACACAGATTTAGCTGCACAAGAATCTGAAAATTTTGATGATTTAATAGAAAAAACTCAAGACGGAAAAGTCAAAATTTATTTAGACGGAGTTTTTCGTATCTCCTACAAAGATTGCTCTAAATATTACTTAATTGCAGAATTTGACGACAGACTTTTTCAATTCAAAGATTCTTTAAAAGTTTTTTACAATAATGATGATTTATTCTTAACTGGCTCATATCAAAATGGTAAACTAAACGGAAAATTCAATTCATTTTATAGAAACGGGGAAAAGAAAATGGAATTTGAATATGCTTTAGGAAACAGAACAGGAATTTGGGAGAGCTTCTCAAAAAATGGTAAATCATTAAAAAAAGTGATTTATAAAAACAATAACGAATTCCTATTGGAACAGCGTACTGAACTAGGAGAAATTATTGTTGAGAATGGAAATGGAAAATTTATTGATAGCCTTTATATGTCTATTTCGGGTTCTCAAAAATCCAAATTAACCGGAAATGTAAAAAGCGGATTACCAGACGGAGAATGGAACTTTTACGCTGCAAACACGAATTATGGAAAAGAATATTTTGAAAATTTTACTTTCAAAAAAGGAATGTCTATATCACCAGCTTTAGGAAATGAATTGTATTATAATCATTTCAATGCAACATTTACTGGAATCATATTTTTAGAACGACTAAAGATAATTGGACCTTCTCGGTGTGAACAAAAAACAGACATTGGAGTAAATGATGAATTTTATGAAAAAATAAAAAAACGCTTCTACAAACTAAAATTAAACGAATCAATTATTGACAATTGGTTTTTAGTGGAAATAGAAACGGGAAATAATAAAAAAATAATTGATGTATCGATTATTTCAAAAGCAGATAATGAATCAATTGATTTGATAAAAGAACTAATTTTTAGCCTAAAAAAGGCTGTTACATTTCCTTATAAGTATAAACCAGGTTTTGACTATTTTCCAATTGTAATAAAAAACTCAAAAATATTTACACCCTATGATAAAGAAATTGAATTATTGAGTTATAAATATTAA
- a CDS encoding SMI1/KNR4 family protein — protein MERKIRENIEQLFKNYPELNQVGLKTEQSIFQKLKRKVKNQIPDWYVELLTEFPIAELKIGIPFNYGWETLKSKKQNELPFMPTEFNSIENIEFIATEEFPGFELIKENYICIAEETNKGGDGFYINAKVKNPSVIYIYHDCGNDASELIKNGQSISSSFSDFLKVIRPSEFADKWLNENEHLWK, from the coding sequence TTGGAAAGAAAAATAAGAGAAAATATTGAACAACTTTTCAAGAATTATCCTGAATTAAATCAAGTAGGACTTAAAACTGAACAAAGCATTTTCCAAAAGCTTAAAAGAAAAGTTAAGAATCAAATCCCAGACTGGTATGTTGAATTACTTACTGAATTTCCAATTGCTGAATTAAAAATTGGAATTCCATTTAATTATGGCTGGGAAACTCTTAAAAGCAAGAAACAGAATGAACTTCCTTTTATGCCAACGGAATTTAACAGCATTGAGAATATTGAATTTATTGCAACCGAAGAATTTCCTGGTTTTGAATTGATTAAAGAAAATTATATCTGTATCGCAGAAGAAACTAACAAAGGTGGAGACGGTTTTTACATTAACGCAAAAGTTAAAAATCCAAGCGTTATATACATTTATCACGATTGCGGAAACGACGCATCTGAATTAATAAAAAATGGACAAAGTATAAGTAGCTCTTTTTCGGATTTCCTAAAAGTAATTCGACCATCTGAATTTGCAGACAAATGGTTAAACGAAAATGAGCATTTATGGAAATAA
- a CDS encoding energy transducer TonB: MKKIIIILILTLTNFAFGQNNLSEKVSESFNTDNRDKLDSIAKQLNYKGGDKIKVLTIFTINEQGNIVDIKARSVHPLFEKEAIRILNELPKMTPAEYNGKKISQKYSLPIVFEIETDSAKKKRLKKEEKERQRELKKEKN, encoded by the coding sequence ATGAAAAAAATAATTATCATTTTAATCTTAACTCTGACAAATTTTGCATTTGGACAAAATAACTTATCTGAAAAAGTTTCGGAATCTTTTAATACTGACAATAGAGACAAACTTGACAGCATCGCAAAACAACTAAACTATAAAGGTGGTGACAAAATAAAAGTGCTGACTATATTCACTATCAATGAACAAGGAAATATTGTTGACATTAAAGCTCGTTCAGTTCATCCTTTATTTGAAAAAGAAGCTATTAGAATCTTGAATGAACTTCCGAAAATGACACCAGCAGAATACAACGGAAAAAAAATCAGCCAAAAATACTCATTGCCAATTGTATTTGAAATAGAAACCGATAGTGCTAAAAAGAAACGTCTGAAGAAAGAGGAAAAGGAACGACAAAGAGAATTAAAAAAAGAAAAAAACTAG
- the nadE gene encoding NAD(+) synthase, whose translation MQTEKVVKHIVNWLKDYANNAKVNGFVVGISGGIDSAVTSTLCAETGLKVLCIEMPIHQAQSHVSRAQEHIKQLKERYSNVEDIRVDLTPVFEEFKTEVSLDGKQATVDMALANTRARLRMTTLYYHAGLLGLLVAGTGNKVEDFGVGFYTKYGDGGVDLSPIADLMKSEVYKIGEFLHVPNSIIVAAPSDGLFGDARSDEDQIGASYPELEWAMKMNEQGKTLSDFSGREYEVFKIYKRYNTNNLHKMNPIPVCKIPNELL comes from the coding sequence ATGCAAACAGAAAAAGTTGTTAAACATATTGTAAACTGGTTAAAAGATTATGCTAATAACGCTAAGGTTAATGGATTTGTTGTTGGTATTTCTGGCGGTATAGATAGCGCTGTAACTTCTACCCTATGCGCAGAAACTGGATTAAAGGTTTTATGTATAGAAATGCCTATACACCAAGCCCAAAGTCACGTAAGCAGAGCGCAAGAACATATTAAACAACTTAAAGAACGCTATAGCAACGTAGAAGACATTAGAGTTGATCTAACTCCAGTTTTTGAAGAATTTAAAACCGAAGTATCTTTAGATGGCAAACAAGCTACTGTAGATATGGCATTGGCAAATACTAGAGCTAGATTAAGAATGACTACTTTATATTACCATGCAGGTTTATTAGGGTTATTAGTAGCAGGAACAGGAAACAAAGTAGAAGATTTTGGCGTTGGTTTTTATACTAAATACGGTGATGGTGGCGTAGATTTAAGTCCAATTGCAGATTTAATGAAAAGTGAAGTTTATAAAATTGGCGAATTTTTACACGTGCCAAACTCAATAATTGTGGCTGCACCTAGCGATGGACTTTTTGGCGATGCTAGAAGTGACGAAGACCAGATAGGCGCTAGTTATCCCGAGCTTGAATGGGCTATGAAGATGAACGAGCAAGGAAAGACTTTATCTGATTTTTCTGGCAGAGAATATGAAGTTTTTAAAATATATAAACGTTACAATACCAATAATTTACATAAAATGAATCCTATCCCTGTTTGCAAAATCCCCAATGAACTACTATAA
- a CDS encoding leucine-rich repeat domain-containing protein gives MNNITIDRFENKPEFTSDLADFDNSKTELHIRADVRNRKLLNELNIEKLWLIGAKEKDIEQIFSIHQPKYVSLYQFLAKDLSCLENLNKCETLITEWNTKATELWNIESNPNLKKLAIRDYSKISDLSALEKATKIKSLSLDGGIDKKLKVDSLKPLSKLSQLEYLRLTNIKVGDESLEPIANLRNLKILELSNQFPTKEYANLAVKLTKTECSMFQPYHEIEIKDENGNLVYDRMIIGKRKPFLLSTKDKTRIEKYEKEFEKLKNNYAQQRL, from the coding sequence ATGAACAATATTACAATAGACAGATTTGAGAATAAACCAGAATTTACTTCTGATTTGGCTGATTTTGATAATTCTAAAACGGAATTGCATATTCGTGCAGATGTAAGAAACAGAAAGCTATTAAACGAACTGAATATTGAAAAACTCTGGTTAATTGGAGCTAAAGAAAAAGACATTGAACAAATTTTTTCGATTCATCAACCAAAATATGTGAGTCTTTACCAATTTCTTGCAAAAGATTTAAGCTGTTTAGAAAATTTGAATAAATGCGAAACTCTAATAACAGAATGGAATACAAAAGCGACTGAACTTTGGAATATAGAATCTAATCCAAATTTGAAAAAATTGGCAATTAGAGATTATTCTAAAATTTCGGACTTGTCAGCATTAGAGAAAGCGACTAAAATCAAAAGTTTGTCATTGGATGGTGGAATAGATAAAAAGTTAAAAGTGGACAGCTTAAAACCACTATCTAAACTTTCTCAATTGGAATATTTGAGACTGACTAACATAAAAGTCGGAGACGAATCTCTCGAACCAATTGCAAATTTGAGGAATTTAAAAATACTCGAACTTTCCAATCAATTCCCAACAAAAGAATATGCAAATCTTGCGGTCAAATTGACCAAAACGGAATGCTCAATGTTTCAACCTTATCACGAAATTGAGATAAAAGATGAAAATGGAAATTTGGTTTATGACAGAATGATTATCGGAAAAAGAAAACCATTTCTTTTATCGACAAAAGACAAAACTCGAATTGAGAAATACGAAAAAGAATTTGAAAAACTAAAAAATAACTACGCACAACAACGGCTATAA
- a CDS encoding LapA family protein, whose amino-acid sequence MRQQITVDKAIKRGHLIVNVPVFIAIIGCPALALYLEKQNLIPGWGIGIAFLIGFILAWLIWSFMITKWRIWAFDNVRNVHELKKRAIQEKLIWNDGNIFEKTEIRNKEDKSKLKKLEKKFEQEDEFKEDYTLPPKMEIHYSKVYNYFELGISILIIGVGIYLFTKGETKQYILGAIMTGIGLYSTIKESRKALDTKPKIIIDSKGIQTKNVEFKNWSNIESEEVVQEGYGKSAKSYLTYFYDEDEFEKLEIDSLNVTHKELENIIRTYRIRNNKNYR is encoded by the coding sequence ATGAGACAACAAATAACAGTTGACAAAGCAATAAAAAGAGGACATTTAATAGTGAATGTTCCTGTATTTATCGCAATTATCGGCTGTCCTGCATTGGCTCTATACTTAGAGAAACAGAATTTAATTCCTGGTTGGGGAATTGGAATAGCTTTTTTAATAGGATTTATTTTAGCTTGGTTAATTTGGAGTTTTATGATTACCAAATGGAGAATTTGGGCATTTGACAATGTCCGAAACGTTCACGAATTAAAGAAAAGAGCTATCCAAGAAAAATTGATTTGGAATGACGGAAATATTTTCGAAAAAACGGAAATTAGGAATAAAGAGGATAAAAGTAAACTTAAAAAACTTGAAAAGAAATTTGAGCAAGAAGATGAATTTAAAGAAGATTACACTCTTCCACCTAAAATGGAAATTCATTATTCGAAAGTATATAACTATTTTGAACTCGGAATTTCAATTTTAATAATTGGAGTTGGAATTTATTTATTCACTAAAGGAGAAACCAAACAATATATTTTGGGTGCAATTATGACTGGAATAGGACTTTACAGTACAATAAAGGAATCTCGAAAAGCACTTGATACAAAACCAAAAATAATAATTGACTCGAAAGGAATCCAAACTAAAAATGTGGAATTTAAAAATTGGTCAAATATAGAAAGTGAGGAAGTAGTTCAGGAAGGTTATGGCAAATCAGCTAAATCCTATCTGACTTATTTTTACGATGAAGACGAGTTTGAAAAATTAGAAATTGACTCTCTGAATGTAACTCACAAAGAATTAGAAAATATAATAAGAACATACAGAATACGAAATAATAAAAACTACCGCTAA
- a CDS encoding response regulator, with amino-acid sequence MVKLLVADQYPIVTKGLELVFADSRDVKIVKTVADGEAIFEALKDTSVDILMCDIDLPKLNGISVLRRLRKDYLNIKTIIFSGQQEDVYAISTIKAGADGFLSKTSDLLTLKDAIMKVHLGGVYLSPSLSSKIALSKTKGGKGGYFKKLSTREVEVLKLLSGGRRNKEIAEELDINEKTVSTYKARLMKKLNVSNLIDLVSQAKNLNL; translated from the coding sequence ATGGTTAAACTATTGGTTGCAGACCAGTACCCTATTGTAACCAAAGGGTTAGAGCTTGTGTTTGCAGACTCGCGCGATGTAAAAATTGTAAAAACAGTAGCGGATGGTGAAGCTATATTTGAAGCTTTAAAAGACACATCTGTAGATATCCTAATGTGTGACATTGATTTACCAAAACTTAACGGTATTAGTGTTTTAAGACGATTACGCAAAGATTATCTTAATATAAAAACTATAATTTTTAGTGGTCAACAAGAAGATGTTTATGCTATTAGCACTATTAAAGCTGGAGCAGACGGATTTTTATCTAAAACATCAGATTTACTTACACTAAAAGACGCTATTATGAAAGTGCATCTAGGCGGTGTATATTTAAGTCCAAGTCTTTCTAGTAAAATTGCATTAAGCAAAACTAAAGGTGGTAAAGGTGGTTACTTTAAAAAATTATCTACCAGAGAAGTTGAAGTCCTTAAGTTACTATCTGGCGGAAGACGTAATAAAGAAATTGCTGAAGAGTTAGATATAAATGAAAAAACCGTAAGTACTTACAAAGCTAGATTAATGAAAAAACTAAATGTTTCTAATCTAATAGACCTTGTAAGTCAAGCAAAGAATTTAAATTTATAA
- the dnaG gene encoding DNA primase: MISKTSIDQVYETARLEEVIGDFVQLKKAGSNFKGLSPFSDERTPSFMVSPVKQIWKDFSTGKGGNVVAFLMEHEHFTYPEAIKYLAKKYNIEIEETEQTNEQKEAQNKRESLYLVSEFANTYFQNILHNTDKGKAIGLSYFKERGFTEQTIKKFDLGYALDDWSAFTDQAIKQGYQLEFLEETGLTIVKENKQFDRFKGRVMFPIQSMSGRVLGFGGRILTNDKKAAKYLNSPESEIYHKSKVLYGIYHAKQSIAKEDNCYLVEGYTDVIQFYQTGIKNVVSSSGTALTSDQIRLINRLTKNITVLFDGDAAGMRASLRGIDLILEQGMNVKVCTFPEGEDPDSFAKNNSLTELTEYLEANAKDFIQFKASVLYESSKNDPIKKAETIRDIVTSISKIPDRIKTEVYIQECARIMDISEEVLFSTLAQLNKKESDQAVAKSQPTQKAFNVIKHEQPVRKVDVQYELERKIIEILLLYGDRKEEFEDSILKEKENGELGLEKVVQEARVFEKIYLDLQEDEMEFLNPQFKAIYFKIIETLNQDPQFKIQNLINTIDPVLAQEITSILMEDERYTLADWKRNNIFPKEKTDTVSQLVSETILTLRCFLIDQKVAYFQQQTLQNKTEVNKEILEEVKDYSGLKMLLSRKLNRAL, encoded by the coding sequence TTGATATCTAAAACATCTATAGATCAAGTTTACGAAACAGCTAGGTTAGAAGAAGTAATTGGCGATTTTGTTCAACTTAAAAAAGCTGGAAGTAATTTTAAAGGATTAAGTCCTTTTTCAGACGAGCGTACACCAAGTTTTATGGTGTCTCCTGTAAAACAAATATGGAAAGATTTTAGTACAGGTAAAGGCGGTAATGTTGTTGCGTTTTTAATGGAACACGAGCATTTTACTTATCCAGAAGCAATCAAATATCTGGCGAAAAAGTATAATATTGAGATTGAAGAAACCGAGCAAACCAACGAGCAAAAAGAAGCGCAAAATAAGCGCGAAAGCTTGTATCTAGTTAGTGAATTTGCAAACACATATTTTCAAAATATATTGCACAATACCGATAAAGGCAAAGCTATAGGTTTAAGTTATTTTAAAGAACGCGGTTTTACCGAGCAAACAATTAAAAAGTTTGATTTAGGTTATGCTCTTGACGATTGGAGCGCATTTACAGATCAAGCTATCAAGCAAGGTTATCAATTAGAGTTTTTAGAAGAAACTGGGCTAACTATAGTTAAGGAAAATAAGCAATTTGACCGCTTTAAAGGTCGTGTCATGTTTCCTATACAAAGTATGAGTGGTCGTGTGTTAGGATTTGGAGGTAGAATTTTAACCAACGATAAAAAAGCTGCTAAGTATTTAAATAGTCCAGAAAGCGAAATTTATCATAAAAGTAAAGTTCTATATGGTATTTACCACGCAAAGCAAAGTATAGCAAAAGAAGATAATTGTTATTTAGTTGAAGGTTATACAGATGTAATTCAATTTTATCAAACAGGAATAAAAAACGTAGTATCCAGTTCTGGAACAGCCTTAACAAGTGATCAAATACGATTAATAAATAGGTTAACCAAAAACATAACCGTATTATTTGATGGTGATGCTGCAGGAATGCGCGCATCTTTAAGAGGAATAGATTTAATCCTGGAGCAAGGGATGAATGTAAAAGTTTGTACATTTCCTGAAGGTGAAGATCCAGATAGTTTTGCAAAAAACAACTCTTTAACCGAGTTGACTGAATACCTAGAAGCAAACGCAAAAGACTTTATACAATTTAAAGCTTCTGTTTTGTACGAAAGCTCTAAGAATGATCCTATTAAAAAAGCCGAAACGATTAGAGATATTGTAACAAGTATTTCTAAAATACCAGATAGAATAAAAACCGAAGTTTATATCCAAGAATGTGCAAGGATAATGGATATTAGCGAAGAAGTGTTGTTTTCTACCTTAGCGCAATTAAATAAAAAGGAATCTGATCAAGCTGTAGCTAAATCGCAACCAACACAAAAGGCGTTTAATGTAATAAAGCACGAGCAACCTGTTAGAAAAGTTGATGTGCAATATGAATTAGAACGAAAGATTATAGAAATTCTATTATTATACGGTGATAGAAAAGAAGAATTTGAAGATTCTATTTTAAAAGAAAAAGAAAATGGAGAATTAGGTCTAGAAAAAGTGGTGCAAGAAGCCAGAGTATTTGAAAAAATATATCTAGATCTTCAAGAAGATGAAATGGAGTTTTTAAATCCGCAATTTAAAGCCATTTATTTTAAAATAATAGAAACACTAAATCAAGATCCGCAGTTTAAAATTCAAAATTTAATAAACACAATAGATCCAGTTTTGGCGCAAGAAATTACTTCCATTTTAATGGAAGACGAACGTTACACGTTAGCAGATTGGAAACGTAATAATATTTTTCCTAAAGAAAAAACAGATACAGTATCTCAATTAGTTAGCGAAACTATTTTGACTTTAAGGTGCTTTTTAATAGATCAAAAAGTAGCCTACTTCCAGCAACAAACCTTACAAAATAAAACCGAAGTCAATAAAGAGATTCTAGAAGAAGTAAAAGATTATTCTGGTTTAAAAATGTTATTGTCTAGAAAGTTAAACCGAGCGTTATAA
- a CDS encoding DUF3885 domain-containing protein: MNLKTEYLHFLKDNFNGLKIKMPLFYNWDLGLRFDLQKEFTNPVDNDNNNCFNEVYHRAKKLFEFCFEQNDTVYLSVFSYKWRKQRIKKSNYIFKLLKADSKTEYVFDKVANRYEPNEKWNRLLIKENINNINIDNLIIGLCNTDFPTMLPCIREEVYLMNIDKKLIFHIYDDRGLDILATEKKVLNDIYDRFDEWILEYDREKIKNQLNK; the protein is encoded by the coding sequence TTGAACCTAAAAACTGAATATTTACATTTTTTAAAAGATAATTTCAACGGACTGAAAATCAAAATGCCACTTTTTTATAATTGGGATTTAGGATTAAGGTTTGACTTGCAAAAGGAATTTACAAATCCTGTTGACAATGATAATAACAATTGTTTTAACGAAGTTTATCACAGAGCTAAAAAACTATTTGAATTTTGCTTCGAACAAAACGACACAGTCTATTTATCTGTATTTAGTTACAAGTGGAGAAAACAACGGATTAAGAAATCGAATTATATATTTAAACTACTAAAAGCGGATTCAAAAACCGAATATGTATTTGATAAAGTTGCGAATAGGTATGAACCAAATGAGAAATGGAATAGGCTTTTAATCAAAGAAAATATAAATAATATCAATATTGACAATCTAATTATCGGATTATGTAATACGGACTTCCCAACTATGCTACCTTGTATTCGAGAAGAAGTTTATCTTATGAATATTGACAAAAAATTGATATTCCATATTTATGACGACAGAGGTTTAGATATTCTTGCAACTGAAAAGAAAGTGTTGAATGATATTTATGACCGATTTGATGAGTGGATTTTGGAATACGACAGAGAAAAAATTAAAAACCAACTGAATAAATAA
- the xerA gene encoding site-specific tyrosine recombinase/integron integrase, whose protein sequence is MQNNPTIQLDRIYFKDNHQIKIIFPYNDNLLKVIREIPEAKWSKTLSCWYILNTPENLKLIFKKFKDITKIDSKLLFKKTDAKDFPKKRIRNLTAKNRATLNHFFKYLRGKRYSKSTIDVYTQLVADFVEYYNDKNLALLNNKDVERFIEDIYIKKNYSISTQRQFISGLKLFIVFIEDININNLELVRPKKSKKLPTVLSYQELIRLLQVTKNIKHRTILALLYSSGLRISEVLNLKINHIEFSRKQIFVNNGKGRKDRYVTLAESVIPLIENYLVTYTPKLYFFEGEQGQQYSDSSVRKFLKKSCQLAHITSNVSPHTLRHSYATHLLEQGVGIRHIQELLGHAKPETTMIYTHVARKDLLSIKSPLDNAIAQLKKLNSATNVPNIPNKFTG, encoded by the coding sequence ATGCAAAACAACCCAACAATACAATTAGATAGAATTTACTTCAAAGACAATCATCAAATAAAAATAATTTTCCCATACAACGACAATTTACTTAAGGTAATTAGAGAGATTCCGGAAGCTAAATGGAGTAAAACACTATCTTGTTGGTATATTTTAAATACTCCTGAAAATTTAAAATTAATTTTTAAAAAATTTAAGGATATTACAAAAATAGATAGCAAATTACTTTTTAAAAAGACTGATGCTAAAGATTTTCCTAAAAAAAGAATTAGAAATTTAACCGCAAAAAACAGAGCAACCTTAAACCATTTTTTTAAATACTTAAGAGGAAAACGATACAGTAAAAGCACAATAGATGTTTACACACAATTAGTTGCAGATTTTGTGGAATATTACAACGATAAAAACTTAGCACTTCTAAACAATAAAGATGTAGAGCGTTTTATAGAAGATATTTACATTAAAAAAAACTACAGCATAAGTACACAAAGACAGTTTATAAGTGGTTTAAAGTTATTTATAGTTTTTATAGAAGACATTAATATTAATAATTTAGAATTGGTAAGACCAAAAAAATCTAAAAAATTACCAACTGTATTGTCTTATCAGGAATTAATAAGGTTGTTACAGGTTACCAAAAATATTAAGCACAGAACAATTTTAGCCTTATTATATTCATCAGGGTTACGAATAAGTGAAGTTTTAAATTTAAAAATTAATCATATTGAATTTAGCCGAAAGCAAATTTTTGTTAACAACGGAAAAGGACGAAAAGACAGGTATGTTACTTTAGCAGAAAGCGTTATTCCATTAATTGAAAACTATTTAGTGACTTACACTCCTAAATTATACTTTTTTGAAGGCGAGCAAGGACAACAATATTCTGACAGTTCTGTAAGAAAGTTTTTAAAAAAATCTTGTCAATTAGCACATATCACATCAAATGTGTCACCACATACCTTAAGACATAGTTATGCAACACATTTATTAGAACAAGGTGTAGGTATAAGACACATACAAGAGTTACTTGGTCACGCAAAACCAGAAACAACTATGATCTATACACACGTAGCTAGAAAGGATTTATTAAGCATTAAAAGTCCATTAGACAACGCAATAGCTCAGTTAAAAAAATTAAATTCGGCAACAAATGTTCCTAATATCCCTAATAAATTTACAGGATAA